The following are encoded together in the Carassius auratus strain Wakin chromosome 34, ASM336829v1, whole genome shotgun sequence genome:
- the LOC113053037 gene encoding solute carrier family 12 member 8-like isoform X1 — protein sequence MSPQIQDLFHEDAQGSQSNAQPWWKVQLFVWEPVLFGTWDGVFTTCMINIFGVVLFLRTGWLVGNTGVLLGMLLVSIVVLVALVTVMSGVGVCECCSVGNGGVYSMISTVLGGRIGGTLGLLYVFGQCVAGAMYITGFAESIAQMLNLQSMWAVRGFSVAVLIGLLGINLAGVKWIVRLQLVLLGILAVSTLDFVIGTFSHLDPDHGFVGYSEDLLRKNSLPDYTAGETFFTVFGVFFPAATGVMAGFNMSSDLQRPEHNIPVGTLAAVFTSWFLYLIFVFLLGAICTREALRYDFLIAEKVSLVGFLFLLGLYISSLASCMGGLYGAPRILQCIAQERVIPALGFLGKGRGPNKTPVAAICLTSLVSMAFIFVGQVNVLAPIVTINFMLTYSIIDYCYFCVVKTHELQVQQRTTLTRRSSSSRSLVCSTQPHYGSSGAISEPVNGTLLEFTKDMDQIFPLPNTDTADEQRVSIPASKTWGRKSKIPAKETLMNSFGWDLNSNGPLDKGKDEKEPEQTVGLDDDTSSHSGLKESVLTTEPKRKQSLPNSGPVELDQLPREQIDRNDLETNLEESEIKSIQGSVYGRFCNHWVSFVGALCSFMIMFVIQWMYALINITVALILFLYIGTTSPGLPTGAAARFSFFRWLKTSLHNLERRDEALQDQIVVTPSLSAVRMETRQLTEENADFALRDRYHHSSFISTTDKIVHSQSN from the exons GGTAACACGGGTGTGTTGCTGGGCATGCTTCTGGTATCCATTGTGGTATTGGTCGCCTTGGTTACAGTGATGTCAGGCGTTGGCGTGTGTGAGTGTTGCAGCGTGGGTAACGGTGGGGTCTATTCCATGATCTCCACTGTGCTCGGAGGGAGGATTGGAGGAACTTTGGGACTCTTGTATGTGTTTGGACAG TGTGTGGCTGGAGCGATGTACATCACTGGTTTTGCCGAGTCCATTGCACAGATGCTGAACTTACAGAGCATGTGGGCAGTGAGGGGCTTCTCTGTGGCCGTTCTGATTGGCCTGCTTGGGATTAACCTGGCCGGGGTAAAATGGATTGTACGCCTTCAATTGGTTCTATTGGGCATATTAGCTGTGTCCACTCTGGATTTTGTCATCGGGACATTTAGTCATCTAGATCCAG ATCATGGATTTGTTGGTTATTCAGAGGATCTTCTGCGTAAGAACTCCCTGCCAGACTACACAGCTGGCGAGACTTTCTTCACCGTGTTTGGGGTTTTCTTTCCTGCGGCGACAG gtgtgatGGCGGGATTCAACATGAGCTCTGATCTCCAGAGGCCTGAGCACAACATCCCCGTGGGAACTCTCGCCGCAGTCTTCACCTC GTGGTTCCTGTATCTCATCTTTGTGTTCTTACTTGGAGCCATTTGCACCAGAGAGGCACTGCGCTATGATTTCTTAATAGCGGAAAAG gtCTCCTTGGTTGGTTTCCTGTTTTTGTTGGGCCTCTACATCTCCTCCCTGGCCTCCTGCATGGGCGGCCTGTACGGTGCACCCAGGATCCTCCAGTGTATTGCCCAGGAGAGAGTCATCCCAGCTCTCGGATTTCTCGGGAAAGGG CGAGGGCCCAATAAGACGCCTGTGGCTGCCATCTGTCTGACCAGCTTGGTCTCTATGGCCTTCATTTTTGTCGGCCAGGTCAATGTACTGGCTCCCATCGTCACCATCAACTTCATGCTAACCTACAGCATAATTGATTATTGCTATTTCTGTGTGGTGAAAACCCATGAGCTGCAGGTCCAGCAAAGGACGACGCTGACCAGGAGGTCAAGCTCCAGTAGATCACTTGTGTGCAGCACTCAGCCCCATTACGGCAGCAGTGGAGCCATCAGTGAACCTGTGAACGGCACACTGCTGGAGTTCACCAAGGACATGGACCAAATATTTCCATTGCCCAACACGGACACCGCTGATGAACAGAGAGTTTCTATTCCTGCCTCCAAGACCTGGGGCAGGAAGTCAAAGATTCCAGCTAAAGAAACGCTGATGAACAGTTTTGGGTGGGACTTGAACAGCAATGGACCATTAGATAAAGGAAAAGATGAAAAGGAGCCAGAACAAACTGTTGGATTAGATGATGATACCAGTAGCCACTCAGGACTTAAGGAGTCTGTCCTTACAACAGAACCCAAGAGGAAACAGTCTTTGCCTAATTCTGGCCCAGTTGAACTCGATCAACTCCCAAGAGAACAGATAGACAGAAATG ATTTAGAAACCAATCTTGAAGAATCAGAAATAAAATCCATCCAGGGTTCGGTCTATGGCAGATTTTGCAACCACTGGGTTTCATTCGTTGGT GCATTGTGCTCTTTTATGATAATGTTTGTTATCCAGTGGATGTACGCCTTGATTAATATTACAGTTGCCCTTATCCTCTTTCTCTACATTGGAACAACAAGCCCAGGTTTGCCAACAG GTGCAGCAGCTCGCTTCAGTTTCTTCAGGTGGCTCAAGACCTCGCTGCATAATTTGGAGAG GCGAGATGAGGCCCTTCAGGACCAGATTGTGGTGACACCCTCTTTGTCAGCTGTTAGAATGGAAACCAGGCAGCTGACAGAGGAAAATGCAGACTTTGCCTTACGTGATCGTTACCATCACTCCTCCTTTATCAGCACCACAGACAAGATAGTCCATTCTCAGTCCAACTGA
- the LOC113053037 gene encoding solute carrier family 12 member 8-like isoform X3, producing the protein MSPQIQDLFHEDAQGSQSNAQPWWKVQLFVWEPVLFGTWDGVFTTCMINIFGVVLFLRTGWLVGNTGVLLGMLLVSIVVLVALVTVMSGVGVCECCSVGNGGVYSMISTVLGGRIGGTLGLLYVFGQCVAGAMYITGFAESIAQMLNLQSMWAVRGFSVAVLIGLLGINLAGVKWIVRLQLVLLGILAVSTLDFVIGTFSHLDPDHGFVGYSEDLLRKNSLPDYTAGETFFTVFGVFFPAATGVMAGFNMSSDLQRPEHNIPVGTLAAVFTSWFLYLIFVFLLGAICTREALRYDFLIAEKVSLVGFLFLLGLYISSLASCMGGLYGAPRILQCIAQERVIPALGFLGKGVQQRTTLTRRSSSSRSLVCSTQPHYGSSGAISEPVNGTLLEFTKDMDQIFPLPNTDTADEQRVSIPASKTWGRKSKIPAKETLMNSFGWDLNSNGPLDKGKDEKEPEQTVGLDDDTSSHSGLKESVLTTEPKRKQSLPNSGPVELDQLPREQIDRNDLETNLEESEIKSIQGSVYGRFCNHWVSFVGALCSFMIMFVIQWMYALINITVALILFLYIGTTSPGLPTGAAARFSFFRWLKTSLHNLERRDEALQDQIVVTPSLSAVRMETRQLTEENADFALRDRYHHSSFISTTDKIVHSQSN; encoded by the exons GGTAACACGGGTGTGTTGCTGGGCATGCTTCTGGTATCCATTGTGGTATTGGTCGCCTTGGTTACAGTGATGTCAGGCGTTGGCGTGTGTGAGTGTTGCAGCGTGGGTAACGGTGGGGTCTATTCCATGATCTCCACTGTGCTCGGAGGGAGGATTGGAGGAACTTTGGGACTCTTGTATGTGTTTGGACAG TGTGTGGCTGGAGCGATGTACATCACTGGTTTTGCCGAGTCCATTGCACAGATGCTGAACTTACAGAGCATGTGGGCAGTGAGGGGCTTCTCTGTGGCCGTTCTGATTGGCCTGCTTGGGATTAACCTGGCCGGGGTAAAATGGATTGTACGCCTTCAATTGGTTCTATTGGGCATATTAGCTGTGTCCACTCTGGATTTTGTCATCGGGACATTTAGTCATCTAGATCCAG ATCATGGATTTGTTGGTTATTCAGAGGATCTTCTGCGTAAGAACTCCCTGCCAGACTACACAGCTGGCGAGACTTTCTTCACCGTGTTTGGGGTTTTCTTTCCTGCGGCGACAG gtgtgatGGCGGGATTCAACATGAGCTCTGATCTCCAGAGGCCTGAGCACAACATCCCCGTGGGAACTCTCGCCGCAGTCTTCACCTC GTGGTTCCTGTATCTCATCTTTGTGTTCTTACTTGGAGCCATTTGCACCAGAGAGGCACTGCGCTATGATTTCTTAATAGCGGAAAAG gtCTCCTTGGTTGGTTTCCTGTTTTTGTTGGGCCTCTACATCTCCTCCCTGGCCTCCTGCATGGGCGGCCTGTACGGTGCACCCAGGATCCTCCAGTGTATTGCCCAGGAGAGAGTCATCCCAGCTCTCGGATTTCTCGGGAAAGGG GTCCAGCAAAGGACGACGCTGACCAGGAGGTCAAGCTCCAGTAGATCACTTGTGTGCAGCACTCAGCCCCATTACGGCAGCAGTGGAGCCATCAGTGAACCTGTGAACGGCACACTGCTGGAGTTCACCAAGGACATGGACCAAATATTTCCATTGCCCAACACGGACACCGCTGATGAACAGAGAGTTTCTATTCCTGCCTCCAAGACCTGGGGCAGGAAGTCAAAGATTCCAGCTAAAGAAACGCTGATGAACAGTTTTGGGTGGGACTTGAACAGCAATGGACCATTAGATAAAGGAAAAGATGAAAAGGAGCCAGAACAAACTGTTGGATTAGATGATGATACCAGTAGCCACTCAGGACTTAAGGAGTCTGTCCTTACAACAGAACCCAAGAGGAAACAGTCTTTGCCTAATTCTGGCCCAGTTGAACTCGATCAACTCCCAAGAGAACAGATAGACAGAAATG ATTTAGAAACCAATCTTGAAGAATCAGAAATAAAATCCATCCAGGGTTCGGTCTATGGCAGATTTTGCAACCACTGGGTTTCATTCGTTGGT GCATTGTGCTCTTTTATGATAATGTTTGTTATCCAGTGGATGTACGCCTTGATTAATATTACAGTTGCCCTTATCCTCTTTCTCTACATTGGAACAACAAGCCCAGGTTTGCCAACAG GTGCAGCAGCTCGCTTCAGTTTCTTCAGGTGGCTCAAGACCTCGCTGCATAATTTGGAGAG GCGAGATGAGGCCCTTCAGGACCAGATTGTGGTGACACCCTCTTTGTCAGCTGTTAGAATGGAAACCAGGCAGCTGACAGAGGAAAATGCAGACTTTGCCTTACGTGATCGTTACCATCACTCCTCCTTTATCAGCACCACAGACAAGATAGTCCATTCTCAGTCCAACTGA
- the LOC113053037 gene encoding solute carrier family 12 member 8-like isoform X2 encodes MSPQIQDLFHEDAQVQLFVWEPVLFGTWDGVFTTCMINIFGVVLFLRTGWLVGNTGVLLGMLLVSIVVLVALVTVMSGVGVCECCSVGNGGVYSMISTVLGGRIGGTLGLLYVFGQCVAGAMYITGFAESIAQMLNLQSMWAVRGFSVAVLIGLLGINLAGVKWIVRLQLVLLGILAVSTLDFVIGTFSHLDPDHGFVGYSEDLLRKNSLPDYTAGETFFTVFGVFFPAATGVMAGFNMSSDLQRPEHNIPVGTLAAVFTSWFLYLIFVFLLGAICTREALRYDFLIAEKVSLVGFLFLLGLYISSLASCMGGLYGAPRILQCIAQERVIPALGFLGKGRGPNKTPVAAICLTSLVSMAFIFVGQVNVLAPIVTINFMLTYSIIDYCYFCVVKTHELQVQQRTTLTRRSSSSRSLVCSTQPHYGSSGAISEPVNGTLLEFTKDMDQIFPLPNTDTADEQRVSIPASKTWGRKSKIPAKETLMNSFGWDLNSNGPLDKGKDEKEPEQTVGLDDDTSSHSGLKESVLTTEPKRKQSLPNSGPVELDQLPREQIDRNDLETNLEESEIKSIQGSVYGRFCNHWVSFVGALCSFMIMFVIQWMYALINITVALILFLYIGTTSPGLPTGAAARFSFFRWLKTSLHNLERRDEALQDQIVVTPSLSAVRMETRQLTEENADFALRDRYHHSSFISTTDKIVHSQSN; translated from the exons GGTAACACGGGTGTGTTGCTGGGCATGCTTCTGGTATCCATTGTGGTATTGGTCGCCTTGGTTACAGTGATGTCAGGCGTTGGCGTGTGTGAGTGTTGCAGCGTGGGTAACGGTGGGGTCTATTCCATGATCTCCACTGTGCTCGGAGGGAGGATTGGAGGAACTTTGGGACTCTTGTATGTGTTTGGACAG TGTGTGGCTGGAGCGATGTACATCACTGGTTTTGCCGAGTCCATTGCACAGATGCTGAACTTACAGAGCATGTGGGCAGTGAGGGGCTTCTCTGTGGCCGTTCTGATTGGCCTGCTTGGGATTAACCTGGCCGGGGTAAAATGGATTGTACGCCTTCAATTGGTTCTATTGGGCATATTAGCTGTGTCCACTCTGGATTTTGTCATCGGGACATTTAGTCATCTAGATCCAG ATCATGGATTTGTTGGTTATTCAGAGGATCTTCTGCGTAAGAACTCCCTGCCAGACTACACAGCTGGCGAGACTTTCTTCACCGTGTTTGGGGTTTTCTTTCCTGCGGCGACAG gtgtgatGGCGGGATTCAACATGAGCTCTGATCTCCAGAGGCCTGAGCACAACATCCCCGTGGGAACTCTCGCCGCAGTCTTCACCTC GTGGTTCCTGTATCTCATCTTTGTGTTCTTACTTGGAGCCATTTGCACCAGAGAGGCACTGCGCTATGATTTCTTAATAGCGGAAAAG gtCTCCTTGGTTGGTTTCCTGTTTTTGTTGGGCCTCTACATCTCCTCCCTGGCCTCCTGCATGGGCGGCCTGTACGGTGCACCCAGGATCCTCCAGTGTATTGCCCAGGAGAGAGTCATCCCAGCTCTCGGATTTCTCGGGAAAGGG CGAGGGCCCAATAAGACGCCTGTGGCTGCCATCTGTCTGACCAGCTTGGTCTCTATGGCCTTCATTTTTGTCGGCCAGGTCAATGTACTGGCTCCCATCGTCACCATCAACTTCATGCTAACCTACAGCATAATTGATTATTGCTATTTCTGTGTGGTGAAAACCCATGAGCTGCAGGTCCAGCAAAGGACGACGCTGACCAGGAGGTCAAGCTCCAGTAGATCACTTGTGTGCAGCACTCAGCCCCATTACGGCAGCAGTGGAGCCATCAGTGAACCTGTGAACGGCACACTGCTGGAGTTCACCAAGGACATGGACCAAATATTTCCATTGCCCAACACGGACACCGCTGATGAACAGAGAGTTTCTATTCCTGCCTCCAAGACCTGGGGCAGGAAGTCAAAGATTCCAGCTAAAGAAACGCTGATGAACAGTTTTGGGTGGGACTTGAACAGCAATGGACCATTAGATAAAGGAAAAGATGAAAAGGAGCCAGAACAAACTGTTGGATTAGATGATGATACCAGTAGCCACTCAGGACTTAAGGAGTCTGTCCTTACAACAGAACCCAAGAGGAAACAGTCTTTGCCTAATTCTGGCCCAGTTGAACTCGATCAACTCCCAAGAGAACAGATAGACAGAAATG ATTTAGAAACCAATCTTGAAGAATCAGAAATAAAATCCATCCAGGGTTCGGTCTATGGCAGATTTTGCAACCACTGGGTTTCATTCGTTGGT GCATTGTGCTCTTTTATGATAATGTTTGTTATCCAGTGGATGTACGCCTTGATTAATATTACAGTTGCCCTTATCCTCTTTCTCTACATTGGAACAACAAGCCCAGGTTTGCCAACAG GTGCAGCAGCTCGCTTCAGTTTCTTCAGGTGGCTCAAGACCTCGCTGCATAATTTGGAGAG GCGAGATGAGGCCCTTCAGGACCAGATTGTGGTGACACCCTCTTTGTCAGCTGTTAGAATGGAAACCAGGCAGCTGACAGAGGAAAATGCAGACTTTGCCTTACGTGATCGTTACCATCACTCCTCCTTTATCAGCACCACAGACAAGATAGTCCATTCTCAGTCCAACTGA